The Anaerolineae bacterium genome window below encodes:
- a CDS encoding cyclic nucleotide-binding domain-containing protein, whose product MNARMLKETPLFSCLSEADLEQIAERLRPQELAQGGRLFDIGDEANALYIVRSGWVRLTSASGEVLASLGPGSMIGEADMLRGHPRSSGAIAATPVELWTLTSNDLTDLIMRHPSVGITLYRNAGTHIVQMEAYLIARLRQVPGLGEAGLDALAAMAQWLEPLEVPRGQTLFRAGDPPQALFILETGQVMLLPGDAQGEPYPLGAGQLFGELALLTGKPHFYSAYTTEDSLLWVLEREAFQILVHHHPSLARTLSRGPRAPLSPEDQAAAAAVLARMPLFEGLTDDVLASITSRLLLLYVPAGEIIFAEGARADAMYLVDSGEVELSQEAGRRREVLARIGPGGFFGEMALLTGRPRSATATATRNTILWVLYRNEFEDLVTRHPAIATSISRGLSERLAEAGGAHVERHLRHISLLQGLPSEALREISERLHPMRYRANEVIYHQGDLSSYLYLIESGRVSLFAEQGGVEVPVAILNSGDFLGESAVLTGERCPHTAQALTDVDLWLLRPSDFEALSMRYPMLALNLSRHLEIRLRQSAAQVIQSVQSAVPAQEIRAPISAFTATSTSQAAPTQIDPASDRLRSASPRARSANTSSVYAAPTRIRPVREQATPLSLNHLASWFQSLSIGAKLRLAVILLLLAWLLGIAAPSALLNAVSFASALNSLNGLLLQNDGFLLPGALVQEEDGNGQGLAMAIFPERSLEPTATYTPLPTDTPVPTDTPLPTPTPTDTPVPPTPTPVPTDTPIPPRPTPPPIQPSPTPELRAAAASIIWDSRLDQLGVKVQPANVPPGQPYWRLVEARWADEQQSEGRHHIYVNVLDESGKRIIGQPIKVSWGEGSITGATEDKPATEYSYNFQMYAAGNAYNVSVEGLPSDTVIGMGLGDIERRAWKIHTSFYLTFQRSTR is encoded by the coding sequence GTGAACGCCCGAATGCTCAAAGAGACGCCACTCTTCTCCTGTCTCTCAGAGGCTGATCTGGAGCAGATCGCCGAGAGACTGAGGCCACAAGAGCTGGCACAAGGCGGGCGATTGTTTGATATCGGGGACGAAGCAAATGCCCTGTATATCGTCCGCTCCGGCTGGGTTCGCCTGACCTCAGCCAGTGGTGAGGTGCTGGCCAGCCTGGGGCCTGGCAGCATGATCGGCGAAGCAGACATGCTGCGAGGCCATCCGCGCTCCAGCGGTGCTATCGCCGCGACCCCGGTAGAACTTTGGACCCTGACGAGCAATGACCTGACCGACCTGATCATGCGGCACCCGTCAGTGGGGATCACGCTCTACCGTAACGCGGGGACCCACATTGTGCAGATGGAAGCCTATCTGATCGCCCGGTTGCGCCAAGTGCCCGGCCTAGGCGAGGCAGGTCTGGATGCCCTCGCCGCGATGGCTCAATGGCTGGAGCCGCTAGAGGTCCCACGTGGACAAACGCTGTTCCGGGCCGGCGATCCGCCCCAGGCCCTGTTTATCCTCGAAACGGGTCAAGTGATGTTGCTGCCGGGTGATGCACAAGGCGAGCCTTATCCGCTAGGCGCTGGGCAGCTCTTTGGTGAGCTGGCGCTGCTCACCGGCAAACCTCACTTCTACAGCGCTTACACCACTGAAGACTCTCTGCTGTGGGTGTTAGAGCGTGAAGCATTTCAGATATTGGTCCACCACCATCCCAGTTTGGCGCGGACGCTCAGCCGTGGGCCGCGAGCGCCACTCAGCCCGGAAGATCAGGCTGCCGCCGCTGCAGTGTTGGCTCGCATGCCGCTGTTCGAAGGGTTGACCGATGACGTATTGGCCAGCATCACTAGTCGTCTGCTACTGTTGTACGTGCCGGCTGGTGAGATCATCTTCGCTGAGGGAGCGCGGGCCGATGCCATGTACCTAGTGGATTCCGGCGAGGTCGAGCTGTCGCAGGAAGCAGGGCGACGACGTGAGGTACTAGCTCGGATTGGGCCGGGTGGATTCTTCGGCGAGATGGCCCTGCTCACAGGCCGCCCGCGTTCTGCTACGGCTACAGCCACGCGCAATACTATCCTGTGGGTGCTCTATCGGAATGAGTTCGAGGACCTGGTCACGCGCCATCCTGCGATCGCCACCTCCATTAGCCGCGGGCTCTCCGAACGGCTGGCTGAAGCCGGCGGCGCTCACGTCGAGCGGCATCTCCGTCATATCAGCCTGCTACAAGGCTTGCCCAGTGAGGCGCTCCGTGAGATCTCAGAGCGGCTGCACCCAATGCGCTATCGGGCGAATGAAGTAATCTATCACCAGGGCGATCTCTCCAGCTATCTGTACCTGATTGAATCGGGTCGCGTTTCCCTGTTCGCCGAACAGGGCGGCGTGGAAGTGCCGGTCGCCATCCTCAACAGTGGCGATTTTCTGGGCGAATCGGCCGTGCTCACCGGAGAGCGATGTCCTCACACGGCTCAGGCGCTCACCGATGTAGATCTCTGGCTACTGCGTCCAAGCGATTTTGAGGCGCTATCTATGCGTTATCCGATGTTGGCGCTCAATCTGAGCCGTCATCTGGAGATACGCCTGCGCCAGAGTGCTGCCCAGGTGATCCAATCCGTGCAAAGCGCAGTACCAGCGCAGGAAATCAGAGCACCCATCAGTGCTTTCACAGCCACGAGCACATCTCAGGCTGCGCCGACGCAGATCGACCCGGCATCGGATCGGCTTCGCTCAGCATCACCACGGGCAAGATCGGCCAACACAAGCAGCGTATACGCTGCCCCTACGCGCATTCGCCCCGTGAGGGAGCAGGCGACGCCGCTGAGCCTCAATCACCTGGCGAGCTGGTTCCAGTCGTTAAGCATAGGTGCTAAGCTGCGGTTGGCCGTGATCCTGCTCTTGCTAGCCTGGCTCTTGGGGATTGCGGCCCCGTCAGCCTTGCTCAACGCGGTCAGCTTTGCCAGCGCACTGAACAGCCTCAATGGCTTACTCCTGCAGAACGACGGCTTCCTCTTACCAGGCGCCCTGGTTCAGGAGGAAGACGGCAACGGCCAGGGACTGGCGATGGCCATATTTCCTGAGCGATCGTTGGAACCTACAGCTACGTATACCCCGCTGCCGACGGATACACCGGTGCCGACGGACACACCGCTGCCCACTCCAACGCCCACCGATACCCCTGTTCCGCCGACGCCAACGCCGGTCCCAACCGATACGCCGATCCCGCCGAGGCCGACACCGCCTCCCATACAGCCATCACCGACGCCGGAACTGCGCGCGGCGGCAGCCAGTATCATCTGGGATAGCCGACTTGACCAGCTAGGAGTAAAGGTACAGCCGGCCAATGTGCCCCCAGGACAGCCATATTGGCGGCTGGTGGAAGCCCGTTGGGCCGATGAACAGCAATCAGAAGGACGGCATCACATCTATGTGAACGTGCTTGACGAATCCGGCAAGCGGATTATTGGCCAGCCAATCAAAGTGTCATGGGGTGAGGGATCTATCACGGGGGCCACTGAGGACAAACCGGCCACAGAGTATTCTTATAACTTTCAGATGTATGCGGCCGGCAATGCGTACAATGTCTCAGTTGAAGGGCTGCCTAGCGATACTGTCATCGGCATGGGCCTGGGCGATATCGAACGACGCGCCTGGAAGATCCACACCAGCTTTTATCTGACTTTCCAGCGAAGTACGCGATAA
- a CDS encoding PAS domain-containing sensor histidine kinase yields the protein MYRQDRLIANCKRPRALFLLSLAIYAGSFLPLYHLLGPQLIVLSIIPVFVAGRCGGMRGGIAAGLIVFLLHVAFFALITESLRQERALFLEGVLLGSIGIVSVGALIGRFRDLHVRLQWELDELARAQAALQESEERLRESEARFRMITEEALVGVYIIQDGKIRYVNPASARIFGYTPEEIVDRLSPLDLTYPEDRPLVSERLRQRLEGEADVAHYVFRGLRKDGRVIYCEVLGRRLTYQGRPALVGTLLDITERKKAEEALQALNAQLHAALKARDEMIQNVSHELRTPLTLIRGYVEMLQHQAFGPLNEAQQEAIAVLDKQSDRLRYMVDRLLMLQTLDANALRATMLDLGELLKGIVETWKPRGERAGVHLHLDLPADLPLIKADGDLLYHVFHNLLDNAVKFSPAGGEVCIRACREKQRLRITVSDHGIGIPPDKLERVFEQFYQVDGSMTRRFGGMGIGLALCRRIIELHGGHIWAESQGEGQGSVFHIALPYAS from the coding sequence ATGTATCGCCAGGATAGGTTGATTGCCAACTGTAAGAGACCACGAGCGCTGTTTTTGCTGTCATTGGCCATCTATGCTGGTTCTTTCCTGCCCCTGTACCATCTTCTTGGACCACAGCTCATCGTCTTATCAATTATCCCTGTCTTCGTGGCAGGGCGATGTGGGGGCATGCGGGGTGGCATCGCTGCTGGCTTGATCGTTTTTCTCCTGCACGTTGCGTTCTTTGCCTTGATCACCGAGAGCCTAAGGCAAGAACGCGCGCTTTTCTTGGAAGGCGTGCTGCTAGGATCGATTGGCATTGTCTCCGTGGGTGCGCTCATCGGCCGGTTTCGTGATCTCCATGTGCGCCTCCAATGGGAATTGGATGAGTTGGCTCGCGCACAAGCGGCATTACAGGAGTCGGAAGAGCGACTCCGGGAGAGCGAAGCGCGCTTCCGTATGATCACCGAGGAAGCTTTGGTGGGTGTATACATCATCCAGGACGGCAAGATTCGCTATGTCAACCCGGCCTCGGCCCGGATCTTCGGTTACACACCAGAAGAGATCGTAGACCGCTTAAGCCCGCTAGACCTGACCTATCCGGAGGATCGCCCGCTGGTCAGCGAGAGACTCAGGCAAAGGCTAGAGGGGGAAGCTGACGTCGCCCACTATGTCTTTCGAGGATTGCGCAAGGATGGCCGGGTCATCTATTGTGAGGTGTTAGGCCGGCGACTGACTTATCAAGGACGGCCAGCCCTTGTGGGCACTTTGTTGGATATAACCGAACGAAAGAAGGCAGAGGAGGCATTGCAGGCGCTCAATGCCCAGCTCCATGCCGCTTTGAAGGCCCGGGACGAGATGATTCAGAACGTTTCTCACGAGCTCCGCACGCCGTTGACGCTGATCCGAGGGTATGTTGAGATGTTGCAGCATCAGGCGTTTGGGCCGTTAAACGAGGCACAGCAGGAGGCCATCGCCGTCCTCGACAAGCAAAGTGATCGTCTTCGTTACATGGTTGATCGGTTGTTGATGCTGCAAACTTTGGATGCAAACGCCCTTCGCGCCACGATGCTGGATCTTGGAGAATTGCTAAAAGGGATCGTTGAAACTTGGAAGCCGCGCGGTGAGAGAGCAGGGGTTCACTTGCATCTCGATCTGCCAGCCGATTTACCCCTTATCAAGGCCGATGGAGATCTGCTCTACCACGTGTTCCATAACCTGTTGGATAACGCAGTGAAGTTCAGCCCCGCCGGGGGCGAGGTGTGCATTCGGGCCTGTCGGGAGAAACAACGGCTTCGGATCACTGTCTCAGACCATGGGATCGGCATCCCGCCGGACAAGTTAGAACGGGTGTTTGAGCAGTTCTATCAGGTGGATGGAAGCATGACCCGCCGCTTTGGCGGAATGGGCATCGGCTTGGCGTTATGCCGAAGGATCATAGAACTTCACGGCGGCCACATCTGGGCCGAAAGCCAGGGAGAAGGCCAGGGGAGCGTGTTTCACATCGCGCTCCCCTATGCAAGTTAG
- the glgP gene encoding alpha-glucan family phosphorylase, with protein MKILGQISVFPAVPTRLSRLNELAYNLWWSWHPAAQALYRDLDPELWERVEHNPVKLLRDLSQERLDAAASDPAYLAAYDQVITAFEAYLTSHASCLTQHHPQVRDELIAYFSAEFGLHESLPMYSGGLGILAGDHCKAASDLGIPLVGVGFLYPQGYFRQRIDAHGWQQATYEKIHFSEVPAQPALNSEGQQVMISVELPGRTVYARVWHIQVGRVNLYLLDTDVALNGHSDRELTARLYGGDQETRIAQEFVLGIGGVRALRALGIYPTVWHVNEGHCAFLVLERMRELVAQGLSFAAAREAVAANTVFTTHTPVPAGNDAFPFELIDRYFGHFWPQLHIDRETFLSLGRHDYPWGPQFSMTALALRTSGRRNGVSQLHGEISRRMWQPLWPETPTEEVPISAITNGVHLASWLAPELAELYDRYLAPDWRERIEQPETWAPLAEVPDEALWEVHCRLRHKMIDFIRHRVRRQRLRYGESAERISATAELLNPDALTIGFARRFATYKRATLLFRDLARLQALLSRPDRPVQIIFAGKAHPADEPGKKLIQTIHQLSQRPEFLGRIVFVEDYDINLARYLVQGVDLWLNTPRRPNEASGTSGQKASINGVPTCSILDGWWPEAYEGANGWAFGETREFADSEAQDDADAQALYMTLEEEIIPLFFERGEDGVPHRWVRVMKEAIRSVAPRFNTHRMVREYLEKMYLPAAKSWHAMSADDFALARELAAWRARVMAAWPFVRVTAHGPEDGTITLGEEIEVTAEVCLDKLSPEDVTVELVYGRQNGGVLQNLYAVPMTMEEKLEPGRYRYRTLLKPQASGNHAYGVRVLATHPALPDKFDARLMRWA; from the coding sequence TTGAAGATACTAGGACAGATATCGGTTTTCCCGGCTGTGCCAACTCGGCTCAGCCGCTTAAACGAGCTGGCATATAACCTGTGGTGGAGCTGGCATCCGGCTGCGCAAGCTTTATATCGTGATCTGGACCCTGAGCTGTGGGAACGAGTGGAGCATAACCCGGTGAAGTTACTACGTGATCTCAGTCAGGAACGGTTGGATGCTGCTGCCTCCGATCCTGCCTACCTGGCTGCATATGACCAAGTGATCACTGCCTTCGAGGCTTATTTGACCTCTCATGCTAGTTGCTTAACACAACATCATCCCCAAGTTCGCGATGAGCTAATCGCGTACTTTTCGGCCGAATTCGGCCTGCACGAGTCGCTCCCTATGTACTCAGGCGGCTTAGGCATATTGGCTGGCGATCACTGCAAAGCAGCGAGCGACTTAGGCATTCCGCTAGTAGGTGTGGGCTTTCTCTATCCGCAAGGCTACTTCCGTCAGCGCATCGATGCGCATGGCTGGCAACAGGCCACTTACGAAAAGATCCATTTCTCGGAAGTGCCGGCGCAGCCGGCCTTGAATTCCGAAGGCCAACAAGTCATGATCTCAGTAGAGCTGCCCGGCCGCACCGTGTACGCTCGCGTCTGGCATATCCAAGTAGGCCGTGTCAACTTGTATCTGCTCGATACCGACGTAGCCCTGAATGGCCACAGCGACCGCGAGTTGACCGCCCGTCTCTACGGCGGCGACCAGGAGACCCGCATCGCCCAGGAGTTCGTGTTGGGGATCGGCGGCGTGCGAGCACTGCGAGCGCTGGGGATTTATCCGACCGTATGGCATGTGAACGAGGGACATTGCGCGTTTCTGGTGTTGGAGCGGATGCGCGAGCTAGTGGCCCAGGGGCTGAGCTTCGCGGCCGCCCGCGAGGCTGTCGCGGCGAATACCGTCTTTACAACACATACGCCGGTCCCAGCCGGCAACGACGCCTTCCCCTTCGAGCTAATAGACCGTTACTTCGGCCATTTCTGGCCACAGCTCCACATCGACCGCGAGACATTCCTTAGCTTGGGCCGGCACGATTATCCCTGGGGGCCTCAGTTCAGCATGACCGCGTTGGCTCTGCGCACCTCAGGAAGGCGCAATGGCGTCAGTCAACTGCATGGCGAGATCTCCCGGCGCATGTGGCAGCCGCTCTGGCCGGAGACGCCAACGGAAGAAGTGCCCATTAGCGCCATCACCAACGGGGTTCACTTGGCCTCGTGGCTGGCCCCAGAGCTGGCTGAGCTGTATGATCGCTATCTGGCTCCTGACTGGCGCGAGCGGATAGAACAACCAGAGACATGGGCGCCTTTGGCTGAGGTCCCAGATGAAGCGCTATGGGAAGTGCACTGCCGGCTCCGACATAAAATGATCGATTTCATCCGCCACCGGGTGCGTCGTCAACGTCTGCGGTATGGCGAGTCAGCCGAGCGGATCAGCGCTACGGCCGAGCTTCTCAATCCAGACGCGTTGACCATTGGCTTCGCCCGACGCTTTGCCACGTACAAGCGCGCCACACTTCTCTTTCGGGACCTAGCCCGGCTGCAGGCACTGCTCAGCAGGCCGGATCGCCCAGTGCAGATCATCTTTGCTGGTAAGGCCCACCCGGCAGACGAGCCCGGCAAGAAGTTGATCCAGACGATCCATCAGCTCTCGCAAAGGCCGGAGTTCCTGGGGCGCATCGTGTTCGTAGAGGATTACGACATCAACTTGGCGCGTTACCTGGTCCAGGGCGTAGATCTCTGGCTGAACACCCCACGTCGCCCTAATGAGGCCAGCGGCACCAGCGGCCAGAAGGCTTCCATCAACGGGGTGCCTACCTGCTCGATCTTGGACGGGTGGTGGCCCGAGGCATATGAGGGAGCCAATGGCTGGGCGTTTGGCGAAACACGAGAGTTTGCCGACTCCGAAGCCCAGGACGATGCAGATGCTCAGGCCTTATACATGACCCTAGAGGAGGAGATCATCCCGCTCTTCTTCGAGCGAGGGGAGGACGGTGTGCCACATCGGTGGGTGCGCGTGATGAAGGAGGCCATCCGCTCAGTTGCGCCTCGGTTTAACACCCATCGCATGGTGCGAGAGTATCTGGAGAAGATGTACCTGCCAGCTGCAAAGAGCTGGCATGCTATGTCAGCGGACGATTTCGCGCTGGCGCGCGAGCTGGCAGCCTGGCGGGCACGCGTGATGGCCGCCTGGCCTTTCGTGCGGGTGACGGCCCACGGGCCGGAGGATGGAACGATTACCCTAGGTGAGGAGATCGAGGTGACGGCTGAAGTGTGCCTAGATAAGCTCTCACCGGAGGATGTGACAGTAGAGCTCGTCTATGGACGTCAAAATGGAGGAGTCTTACAAAACCTATATGCAGTACCTATGACGATGGAAGAAAAGCTGGAGCCTGGGCGATACCGGTATCGTACGCTGCTCAAGCCCCAGGCTAGTGGCAATCATGCTTATGGAGTGCGAGTCCTGGCCACGCACCCAGCCCTGCCTGATAAATTTGACGCCCGACTGATGCGCTGGGCATAG
- a CDS encoding M42 family metallopeptidase: MDIKATLRELSEASGVSGYEDEVRSLVSERLRALADEVRVDAMGNVIALRRGYAAQGCGPSVMLAAHMDEIGLMVTVVEKGFIRFTSVGGFDDRVLLGQEVTVHGRRPLPGIIGSRPPHVLAPNERNKVIPREQLLVDVGLPPAEVESLVRAGDLITIQRSLVELRNDLVAGKAFDDRVGVAVILVCLEVLQGMRHAWDVYGVATVQEEVGLKGAMTSAFAITPTVGIALDVTFGIQPGVSDAETMELGKGPAIAFGPNVHPAIFERLKSTAQAYEIPYQVEPIPAETGTDAWAMQVTRAGLPTGLVSIPLRSMHTSVETVSVKDVERAGRLLAHFIAGLDDAFLQALKLD; the protein is encoded by the coding sequence ATGGACATAAAAGCAACACTACGAGAGCTCTCAGAGGCCAGCGGCGTCTCCGGCTATGAAGACGAGGTCCGCTCGTTGGTGAGCGAGCGCCTGCGCGCTTTGGCAGATGAGGTGCGAGTGGACGCGATGGGGAATGTCATCGCCCTACGTCGGGGCTACGCTGCTCAAGGCTGCGGCCCCAGTGTGATGCTGGCCGCGCACATGGACGAGATCGGCCTGATGGTCACCGTAGTGGAAAAGGGGTTTATCCGTTTCACCTCGGTGGGGGGATTCGACGACCGCGTGCTCTTGGGACAGGAGGTAACGGTGCATGGCCGCCGACCACTTCCTGGCATCATCGGCAGCAGGCCGCCGCACGTACTCGCGCCCAATGAGCGCAATAAGGTCATCCCGCGCGAACAATTGCTGGTAGACGTCGGGCTGCCTCCAGCAGAGGTAGAATCGCTGGTACGCGCAGGCGATCTGATCACGATCCAACGCTCTCTGGTGGAACTGCGGAATGACTTAGTGGCTGGCAAAGCCTTTGACGATCGAGTTGGCGTAGCGGTGATTTTGGTCTGCTTAGAGGTGCTGCAAGGAATGCGACATGCCTGGGACGTATACGGCGTGGCTACGGTGCAGGAGGAGGTGGGGCTAAAGGGGGCGATGACTAGCGCCTTCGCCATCACCCCCACGGTCGGCATCGCTTTGGACGTCACCTTTGGAATTCAGCCTGGTGTCAGCGATGCGGAGACGATGGAGCTAGGCAAAGGGCCAGCGATCGCCTTTGGCCCTAATGTCCATCCAGCCATTTTCGAACGGCTCAAATCCACAGCCCAGGCCTATGAGATCCCCTACCAGGTAGAGCCAATCCCGGCCGAGACAGGCACCGATGCTTGGGCGATGCAGGTCACCCGAGCCGGCCTCCCTACAGGGCTAGTCTCAATCCCATTACGCAGTATGCACACCTCTGTAGAAACGGTCTCGGTCAAAGACGTGGAACGGGCAGGTCGGCTGCTGGCGCATTTCATCGCGGGACTAGACGATGCGTTTCTACAAGCATTGAAGCTAGACTAG
- a CDS encoding M42 family metallopeptidase, whose amino-acid sequence MDTIELLKRLSEAPGVSGDERAVRAILKEAVQPYADEIRVDALGNLIAVRKATVDQPMRVMVEAHMDEIGFMIIRVEKDGRLRFRKVGGIDNRILPSKVVRIGKDAIPGVIGMKPVHLLKNAEERKVLNEDDLFIDVGASSQEEAERLVQRGDRAVFATAFADLGPRLKGKAFDDRAGCAVLATVFAAGPYPVELHAVFAVQEEIGLRGAQVAAYDINPDVAIALEGTVADDLPKEKDESPTTELGKGPALTVMDRSVIVDPRLLRFLMETAEAEGIPYQFKQPGIGGTDAGRIHLAREGVPSAVVAVPCRYIHSPASVLDKQDLDWTIRLVQAALRRLSPAVLAR is encoded by the coding sequence ATGGACACCATCGAGCTACTCAAGCGCCTATCTGAGGCCCCAGGTGTATCCGGAGATGAACGAGCGGTACGCGCGATCTTAAAAGAGGCCGTGCAGCCCTATGCTGATGAGATTCGCGTGGACGCGCTGGGGAACCTTATCGCGGTGCGCAAGGCCACTGTAGATCAGCCTATGCGCGTGATGGTGGAAGCACATATGGACGAGATCGGCTTTATGATCATCCGCGTGGAGAAGGACGGCCGGCTGCGCTTCCGCAAAGTCGGCGGCATAGACAATCGGATCTTACCCTCCAAGGTAGTGCGGATCGGCAAAGATGCAATCCCCGGCGTGATCGGCATGAAGCCGGTCCACCTGCTGAAAAATGCCGAAGAGCGGAAAGTGCTCAACGAGGACGACCTGTTCATAGACGTCGGGGCCTCAAGCCAGGAGGAGGCGGAACGCTTGGTTCAGCGCGGCGACCGGGCCGTGTTCGCTACCGCGTTCGCCGATCTGGGGCCGCGCCTCAAGGGCAAGGCATTTGATGACCGCGCTGGCTGTGCCGTGCTGGCAACGGTCTTTGCCGCTGGTCCATATCCGGTTGAGCTCCACGCGGTCTTCGCCGTGCAAGAGGAGATCGGTCTGCGCGGCGCGCAGGTCGCCGCGTACGACATCAACCCGGACGTGGCCATCGCGCTGGAAGGAACGGTCGCAGATGATCTGCCGAAGGAGAAGGATGAAAGCCCAACTACCGAGCTGGGGAAAGGACCGGCACTGACGGTGATGGATCGTTCAGTGATCGTAGACCCACGGCTGTTGCGGTTCCTAATGGAGACCGCGGAGGCTGAGGGAATCCCCTATCAGTTCAAGCAACCCGGCATCGGTGGCACTGACGCCGGCCGCATCCATCTGGCGCGCGAGGGAGTGCCCAGCGCAGTGGTAGCCGTGCCGTGCCGGTACATTCACAGCCCGGCCTCGGTGTTGGACAAGCAAGACCTCGATTGGACCATACGGCTGGTGCAAGCGGCTTTGCGCCGCCTGTCCCCTGCTGTGCTAGCGCGGTGA
- a CDS encoding M42 family metallopeptidase, protein MKELIKRLVEAWGPSGYEDQVREILHAEMSGLVDEWRVDALGNLITVKKPTRSGGRRVMLAAHMDEIGVMATYVDEQGFVRFTNIGSVHPLNLRGARVRFRNGLVGVIGREEKADGEPTLAQMFIDVGASSREDCPVKVGDPAVFHREFSDLGKRLVAKAFDDRISCAILVEVMRQLQETPHEVVAVFTVQEEVGLRGATTSAFGVTPDLALSVDVTATGDTPESKKRPMKLGAGPAIKVKDGGMLAHPKVKELLIATGERLGIPHQLEVLEFGTTDAMAIQVSRAGVPVGCVSIPTRYLHTPSEMVDYDDVTNAVRLIVGFLSEPIEDL, encoded by the coding sequence ATGAAGGAGCTGATCAAACGACTAGTGGAAGCGTGGGGGCCATCTGGGTATGAGGATCAGGTGCGGGAGATCCTCCATGCTGAGATGAGCGGCTTGGTGGACGAGTGGCGAGTGGATGCACTGGGGAATCTCATCACGGTGAAGAAGCCCACTCGCAGCGGGGGAAGGCGCGTGATGCTGGCCGCGCACATGGACGAGATCGGCGTGATGGCCACCTACGTGGATGAGCAAGGGTTTGTGCGCTTCACCAACATCGGCAGCGTGCACCCGCTTAACCTGCGCGGGGCGCGGGTACGATTCCGCAACGGCCTGGTGGGGGTCATCGGCCGCGAGGAGAAGGCGGACGGCGAGCCAACCTTGGCACAGATGTTCATTGATGTGGGTGCCTCCTCACGCGAGGATTGTCCGGTGAAAGTAGGGGATCCGGCCGTGTTCCATCGTGAGTTTAGCGATCTGGGCAAGCGGCTGGTGGCTAAAGCGTTCGACGACCGCATCAGTTGTGCGATCCTGGTAGAAGTGATGCGGCAGCTCCAGGAGACGCCCCATGAGGTGGTAGCTGTGTTCACGGTGCAGGAAGAGGTGGGGCTGCGCGGTGCTACCACGTCAGCCTTCGGGGTCACGCCTGACTTGGCGCTGTCCGTGGACGTGACAGCGACAGGTGACACACCTGAGTCCAAGAAGCGGCCTATGAAGCTAGGCGCCGGCCCCGCCATCAAAGTCAAGGATGGTGGAATGTTAGCCCATCCTAAAGTGAAGGAGCTGCTCATCGCCACAGGCGAGCGTTTAGGAATTCCTCATCAGCTAGAGGTGTTGGAGTTCGGCACCACCGATGCCATGGCGATCCAAGTCAGCCGGGCTGGTGTGCCGGTGGGATGTGTTTCCATCCCTACGCGGTACTTGCATACTCCATCGGAGATGGTGGACTACGACGACGTCACCAACGCTGTGCGGCTGATCGTTGGCTTCCTCAGCGAGCCGATAGAGGACTTATAA